The following proteins come from a genomic window of Takifugu rubripes chromosome 11, fTakRub1.2, whole genome shotgun sequence:
- the hif1al gene encoding hypoxia inducible factor 1 subunit alpha, like isoform X2, with amino-acid sequence MEPPQDQCDDVLLSQAYGKNQQNELIRSSSEQRKLRSRDAARYRRSQETEVFYELAHTLPLPRRVSTHLDKSAIMRVALSVLRMRQLVQAVPAASESQKKEPEEDPMDIFYPQTLGGFIMVLTEEGDMIYLTENVNKYIGIVQLELLGQSVYDFIHPCDQEELTDLLTPRPGLNKKLMKDLPNDLNFFLRMKSTLTNRGRTVNIKSAEWKVLHCTGHMCPFGGEPSSPAAARVMVLLCEPIPHPSSVEFLLDTYTFLTRHSMDLRFTHCEGRVTELVGYKPDDLIGRSAFEFHHALDSDHISKSLRTLLSKGQVSTRHYRFLANNGGFVWAETQATVLYSGKTSQPEAIVCLNFILSSVEQPEFVFSIEQVHSDPPEANVPALAPADSDTPLKSETALDTPCKVENVGSSSSNAADLFFKLKEKPQELLQLAPEAGDVVPLTDFSKLSFFSPSSPDTMPENPQDLCSPQLLQLLTPIFSPMTPPSSSTSDAELSASEEVMDTSKVEKFFTIRPENSQEKGEKLKDSEEMDLAMLAPYISMDDDFQLTFLSSLSEEEDKRSAPLRTLSAALAANRKRSHNPDEDEASDLLIEDKRQKKEASCIEEELLNYTYNLGCLDEGDQPNSTLSAEGGGSSRLLTDKDPLLGGMQGLSDTAGERNTRFSHISRTTLIMSP; translated from the exons ATGGAGCCTCCTCAGGATCAATGTGATGACGTCCTGCTTTCACAAGCATAtggaaaaaaccaacaaaatgagCTGATCAG GAGCAGTTCGGAGCAGAGGAAACTGCGCTCCCGCGATGCAGCCAGATACAGGCGGAGTCAGGAGACGGAGGTGTTTTATGAGCTCGCCCACACGCTGCCGCTCCCTCGCCGGGTGTCCACCCATCTGGACAAATCGGCCATCATGAGAGTCGCTCTCAGCGTCCTGCGGATGCGCCAGCTCGTCCAAGCTG TTCCTGCAGCCAGTGAGAGTCAGAAAAAGGAGCCTGAAGAGGATCCGATGGACATTTTCTACCCTCAGACCCTGGGTGGGTTCATTATGGTGTTGACTGAGGAGGGAGACATGATCTACCTGACGGAGAACGTCAACAAGTACATCGGCATCGTGCAG ctggagctgctgggccaGAGTGTTTATGACTTCATCCATCCCTGCGATCAGGAGGAGCTCACAGACCTGCTGACTCCACGTCCAG GTTTGAATAAGAAACTGATGAAGGACCTGCCAAATGACCTCAACTTCTTCCTGCGAATGAAGAGCACTCTGACCAACAGGGGGCGCACTGTCAACATCAAATCTGCTGAATGGAAG GTTCTCCACTGCACAGGTCACATGTGTCCATTTGGTGGTGAACCGAGCTCCCCAGCTGCTGCCAGAGTTATGGTCCTGCTCTGCGAGCCCATCCCTCACCCCTCCAGCGTGGAGTTTCTGCTCGACACCTACACCTTCCTTACCCGCCACAGCATGGACCTGCGCTTCACACACTGCGAGGGCAG GGTGACGGAGTTGGTGGGATATAAACCGGATGACCTGATCGGCCGCTCGGCTTTTGAGTTCCATCATGCGCTCGACTCCGATCACATCAGCAAGAGCCTTCGCACAC TGCTGTCCAAGGGTCAGGTGAGCACCCGCCACTACCGTTTCCTGGCCAACAATGGCGGCTTCGTCTGGGCAGAGACGCAGGCGACCGTCCTCTATAGCGGCAAGACCTCCCAGCCTGAAGCCATCGTCTGCCTCAACTTCATCCTCAG TTCCGTGGAGCAACCAGAGTTTGTTTTCTCCATCGAGCAGGTTCACTCTGATCCGCCTGAAGCCAACGTTCCAGCACTCGCACCAGCAGATAGTGACACTCCCCTGAAATCTGAAACGGCTCTCGACACCCCCTGCAAGGTTGAGAATGTGGGTTCAAGTTCCAGCAACGCTGCCGATCTATTCTTTAAACTGAAGGAGAAGCCTcaggagctgctccagctggcTCCAGAGGCTGGAGATGTTGTACCACTGACAG atttTTCCAAGCTGTCCTTCTTCAGTCCCTCCAGTCCAGACACCATGCCAGAGAACCCTCAGGATCTCTGCTCTCCACAACTGCTACAGCTCCTCACGCCAATCTTCAGCCCCATgacaccaccttcatcatccacATCTGATGCTGAGCTG AGCGCctcagaggaggtgatggacaCCAGCAAAGTGGAGAAGTTTTTCACAATTCGGCCAGAGAACAGccaggagaaaggagagaaactcAAG GACTCTGAGGAGATGGATTTGGCGATGTTGGCTCCGTACATATCTATGGATGATGACTTCCAGCTGACCTTTCTCAGCAGTTtgtcagaggaagaagacaaacGTTCTGCCCCTCTGCGCACGCTCTCAGCGGCACTGGCAGCGAACAGGAAGAG GTCCCATAACCCAGATGAAGATGAGGCGTCCGATCTGCTGATTGAGgacaagagacagaaaaaagaagctTCCTGCATCGAAGAGGAGCTTCTTAACTACACATATAACCTG GGCTGCCTGGATGAGGGCGACCAACCAAATTCAACCCTGAGcgctgagggaggagggagcagtCGGCTGCTGACGGACAAGGACCCGCTGTTGGGAGGGATGCAGGGCCTCTCCGACACTGCCGGTGAGAGAAACACACGTTTCTCACACATCTCCAGGACGACCCTCATCATGTCGCCATGA
- the hif1al gene encoding hypoxia inducible factor 1 subunit alpha, like isoform X3, producing the protein MEEKEESISIKRSSSEQRKLRSRDAARYRRSQETEVFYELAHTLPLPRRVSTHLDKSAIMRVALSVLRMRQLVQAVPAASESQKKEPEEDPMDIFYPQTLGGFIMVLTEEGDMIYLTENVNKYIGIVQLELLGQSVYDFIHPCDQEELTDLLTPRPGLNKKLMKDLPNDLNFFLRMKSTLTNRGRTVNIKSAEWKVLHCTGHMCPFGGEPSSPAAARVMVLLCEPIPHPSSVEFLLDTYTFLTRHSMDLRFTHCEGRVTELVGYKPDDLIGRSAFEFHHALDSDHISKSLRTLLSKGQVSTRHYRFLANNGGFVWAETQATVLYSGKTSQPEAIVCLNFILSSVEQPEFVFSIEQVHSDPPEANVPALAPADSDTPLKSETALDTPCKVENVGSSSSNAADLFFKLKEKPQELLQLAPEAGDVVPLTDFSKLSFFSPSSPDTMPENPQDLCSPQLLQLLTPIFSPMTPPSSSTSDAELSASEEVMDTSKVEKFFTIRPENSQEKGEKLKDSEEMDLAMLAPYISMDDDFQLTFLSSLSEEEDKRSAPLRTLSAALAANRKRSHNPDEDEASDLLIEDKRQKKEASCIEEELLNYTYNLGCLDEGDQPNSTLSAEGGGSSRLLTDKDPLLGGMQGLSDTAAWMKDIFIVRPPDLSPPASPLT; encoded by the exons atggaggagaaagaggaaagcaTCAGCATCAAACG GAGCAGTTCGGAGCAGAGGAAACTGCGCTCCCGCGATGCAGCCAGATACAGGCGGAGTCAGGAGACGGAGGTGTTTTATGAGCTCGCCCACACGCTGCCGCTCCCTCGCCGGGTGTCCACCCATCTGGACAAATCGGCCATCATGAGAGTCGCTCTCAGCGTCCTGCGGATGCGCCAGCTCGTCCAAGCTG TTCCTGCAGCCAGTGAGAGTCAGAAAAAGGAGCCTGAAGAGGATCCGATGGACATTTTCTACCCTCAGACCCTGGGTGGGTTCATTATGGTGTTGACTGAGGAGGGAGACATGATCTACCTGACGGAGAACGTCAACAAGTACATCGGCATCGTGCAG ctggagctgctgggccaGAGTGTTTATGACTTCATCCATCCCTGCGATCAGGAGGAGCTCACAGACCTGCTGACTCCACGTCCAG GTTTGAATAAGAAACTGATGAAGGACCTGCCAAATGACCTCAACTTCTTCCTGCGAATGAAGAGCACTCTGACCAACAGGGGGCGCACTGTCAACATCAAATCTGCTGAATGGAAG GTTCTCCACTGCACAGGTCACATGTGTCCATTTGGTGGTGAACCGAGCTCCCCAGCTGCTGCCAGAGTTATGGTCCTGCTCTGCGAGCCCATCCCTCACCCCTCCAGCGTGGAGTTTCTGCTCGACACCTACACCTTCCTTACCCGCCACAGCATGGACCTGCGCTTCACACACTGCGAGGGCAG GGTGACGGAGTTGGTGGGATATAAACCGGATGACCTGATCGGCCGCTCGGCTTTTGAGTTCCATCATGCGCTCGACTCCGATCACATCAGCAAGAGCCTTCGCACAC TGCTGTCCAAGGGTCAGGTGAGCACCCGCCACTACCGTTTCCTGGCCAACAATGGCGGCTTCGTCTGGGCAGAGACGCAGGCGACCGTCCTCTATAGCGGCAAGACCTCCCAGCCTGAAGCCATCGTCTGCCTCAACTTCATCCTCAG TTCCGTGGAGCAACCAGAGTTTGTTTTCTCCATCGAGCAGGTTCACTCTGATCCGCCTGAAGCCAACGTTCCAGCACTCGCACCAGCAGATAGTGACACTCCCCTGAAATCTGAAACGGCTCTCGACACCCCCTGCAAGGTTGAGAATGTGGGTTCAAGTTCCAGCAACGCTGCCGATCTATTCTTTAAACTGAAGGAGAAGCCTcaggagctgctccagctggcTCCAGAGGCTGGAGATGTTGTACCACTGACAG atttTTCCAAGCTGTCCTTCTTCAGTCCCTCCAGTCCAGACACCATGCCAGAGAACCCTCAGGATCTCTGCTCTCCACAACTGCTACAGCTCCTCACGCCAATCTTCAGCCCCATgacaccaccttcatcatccacATCTGATGCTGAGCTG AGCGCctcagaggaggtgatggacaCCAGCAAAGTGGAGAAGTTTTTCACAATTCGGCCAGAGAACAGccaggagaaaggagagaaactcAAG GACTCTGAGGAGATGGATTTGGCGATGTTGGCTCCGTACATATCTATGGATGATGACTTCCAGCTGACCTTTCTCAGCAGTTtgtcagaggaagaagacaaacGTTCTGCCCCTCTGCGCACGCTCTCAGCGGCACTGGCAGCGAACAGGAAGAG GTCCCATAACCCAGATGAAGATGAGGCGTCCGATCTGCTGATTGAGgacaagagacagaaaaaagaagctTCCTGCATCGAAGAGGAGCTTCTTAACTACACATATAACCTG GGCTGCCTGGATGAGGGCGACCAACCAAATTCAACCCTGAGcgctgagggaggagggagcagtCGGCTGCTGACGGACAAGGACCCGCTGTTGGGAGGGATGCAGGGCCTCTCCGACACTGCCG CCTGGATGAAGGACATTTTCATAGTTCGTCCACCTGATCTGTCGCCGCCCGCCTCCCCTCTGACATGA
- the hif1al gene encoding hypoxia inducible factor 1 subunit alpha, like isoform X1 — translation MEPPQDQCDDVLLSQAYGKNQQNELIRSSSEQRKLRSRDAARYRRSQETEVFYELAHTLPLPRRVSTHLDKSAIMRVALSVLRMRQLVQAVPAASESQKKEPEEDPMDIFYPQTLGGFIMVLTEEGDMIYLTENVNKYIGIVQLELLGQSVYDFIHPCDQEELTDLLTPRPGLNKKLMKDLPNDLNFFLRMKSTLTNRGRTVNIKSAEWKVLHCTGHMCPFGGEPSSPAAARVMVLLCEPIPHPSSVEFLLDTYTFLTRHSMDLRFTHCEGRVTELVGYKPDDLIGRSAFEFHHALDSDHISKSLRTLLSKGQVSTRHYRFLANNGGFVWAETQATVLYSGKTSQPEAIVCLNFILSSVEQPEFVFSIEQVHSDPPEANVPALAPADSDTPLKSETALDTPCKVENVGSSSSNAADLFFKLKEKPQELLQLAPEAGDVVPLTDFSKLSFFSPSSPDTMPENPQDLCSPQLLQLLTPIFSPMTPPSSSTSDAELSASEEVMDTSKVEKFFTIRPENSQEKGEKLKDSEEMDLAMLAPYISMDDDFQLTFLSSLSEEEDKRSAPLRTLSAALAANRKRSHNPDEDEASDLLIEDKRQKKEASCIEEELLNYTYNLGCLDEGDQPNSTLSAEGGGSSRLLTDKDPLLGGMQGLSDTAAWMKDIFIVRPPDLSPPASPLT, via the exons ATGGAGCCTCCTCAGGATCAATGTGATGACGTCCTGCTTTCACAAGCATAtggaaaaaaccaacaaaatgagCTGATCAG GAGCAGTTCGGAGCAGAGGAAACTGCGCTCCCGCGATGCAGCCAGATACAGGCGGAGTCAGGAGACGGAGGTGTTTTATGAGCTCGCCCACACGCTGCCGCTCCCTCGCCGGGTGTCCACCCATCTGGACAAATCGGCCATCATGAGAGTCGCTCTCAGCGTCCTGCGGATGCGCCAGCTCGTCCAAGCTG TTCCTGCAGCCAGTGAGAGTCAGAAAAAGGAGCCTGAAGAGGATCCGATGGACATTTTCTACCCTCAGACCCTGGGTGGGTTCATTATGGTGTTGACTGAGGAGGGAGACATGATCTACCTGACGGAGAACGTCAACAAGTACATCGGCATCGTGCAG ctggagctgctgggccaGAGTGTTTATGACTTCATCCATCCCTGCGATCAGGAGGAGCTCACAGACCTGCTGACTCCACGTCCAG GTTTGAATAAGAAACTGATGAAGGACCTGCCAAATGACCTCAACTTCTTCCTGCGAATGAAGAGCACTCTGACCAACAGGGGGCGCACTGTCAACATCAAATCTGCTGAATGGAAG GTTCTCCACTGCACAGGTCACATGTGTCCATTTGGTGGTGAACCGAGCTCCCCAGCTGCTGCCAGAGTTATGGTCCTGCTCTGCGAGCCCATCCCTCACCCCTCCAGCGTGGAGTTTCTGCTCGACACCTACACCTTCCTTACCCGCCACAGCATGGACCTGCGCTTCACACACTGCGAGGGCAG GGTGACGGAGTTGGTGGGATATAAACCGGATGACCTGATCGGCCGCTCGGCTTTTGAGTTCCATCATGCGCTCGACTCCGATCACATCAGCAAGAGCCTTCGCACAC TGCTGTCCAAGGGTCAGGTGAGCACCCGCCACTACCGTTTCCTGGCCAACAATGGCGGCTTCGTCTGGGCAGAGACGCAGGCGACCGTCCTCTATAGCGGCAAGACCTCCCAGCCTGAAGCCATCGTCTGCCTCAACTTCATCCTCAG TTCCGTGGAGCAACCAGAGTTTGTTTTCTCCATCGAGCAGGTTCACTCTGATCCGCCTGAAGCCAACGTTCCAGCACTCGCACCAGCAGATAGTGACACTCCCCTGAAATCTGAAACGGCTCTCGACACCCCCTGCAAGGTTGAGAATGTGGGTTCAAGTTCCAGCAACGCTGCCGATCTATTCTTTAAACTGAAGGAGAAGCCTcaggagctgctccagctggcTCCAGAGGCTGGAGATGTTGTACCACTGACAG atttTTCCAAGCTGTCCTTCTTCAGTCCCTCCAGTCCAGACACCATGCCAGAGAACCCTCAGGATCTCTGCTCTCCACAACTGCTACAGCTCCTCACGCCAATCTTCAGCCCCATgacaccaccttcatcatccacATCTGATGCTGAGCTG AGCGCctcagaggaggtgatggacaCCAGCAAAGTGGAGAAGTTTTTCACAATTCGGCCAGAGAACAGccaggagaaaggagagaaactcAAG GACTCTGAGGAGATGGATTTGGCGATGTTGGCTCCGTACATATCTATGGATGATGACTTCCAGCTGACCTTTCTCAGCAGTTtgtcagaggaagaagacaaacGTTCTGCCCCTCTGCGCACGCTCTCAGCGGCACTGGCAGCGAACAGGAAGAG GTCCCATAACCCAGATGAAGATGAGGCGTCCGATCTGCTGATTGAGgacaagagacagaaaaaagaagctTCCTGCATCGAAGAGGAGCTTCTTAACTACACATATAACCTG GGCTGCCTGGATGAGGGCGACCAACCAAATTCAACCCTGAGcgctgagggaggagggagcagtCGGCTGCTGACGGACAAGGACCCGCTGTTGGGAGGGATGCAGGGCCTCTCCGACACTGCCG CCTGGATGAAGGACATTTTCATAGTTCGTCCACCTGATCTGTCGCCGCCCGCCTCCCCTCTGACATGA